The DNA segment TCGACCCGGACGACCCGGTGTCGCACCTCGGCATCGAGACCGAGCCGTTCTACCTGCAGAGCGACGACGACTACAAGACCGGGCTGCCGCAGGCGAACTTCACGTTCGAGCACTCCTACGGCGACCCGCAGGAGGTGCGCGTGCTCGCCAAGCGCAGTCTCGGCGACGTCACCGTGAAGTACTCGATCAACAGCGGTCCGGCGCAGAGCGCGCCCACGGCGGAGTGGGACGGCGGCGACCGCTACGGCGGCTCGACCGACGTCTACTACCGGGTCATGAGCGGCACGGTGACGGGCACCGACCCCGGCGACAGCGTCGAGGTCTGGTTCGAGGGCGGCGGCGAGACGAGCGATTCGTTCACCTACGAAGCCGTCTCGGAGTCGGGCGCCGACGTGCTCGTGCTCGCGGCCGAGGACTACACGGGCGCGTCACCGGTGCAGGCCGCCGGGCCGCACCACCTCTCGTACTACACCGACGCGCTCGACGCGGACGGAACGAGCTACGACGTCTACGACGTCGACGCCCGGGGCCGGATCGCGGCGGATGCGCTCGGCGTGCTCTCGCACTTCGACGCCGTCGTCTGGTACACCGGCGACGACATCGTGACCCGCGAGCCCGGCTGGGGCGGCGGCAACGCCTCGCGCCTGGCGATGGACGAGATCCTGAACGTCCGCGACTTCATGAACGAGGGCGGGAGGGTGCTCTACACGGGCGACTGGGCGGGCAGCCAGTACACGCCGAACGTCGGCACGCAGTACTTCGACCCGACGTCGGCCAACGAGCAGTGCCGCATCGCCGGCGGACCGCCGCCGGCCAAGTGCAAGCCGCTCGGTGGAGCCGGTGACCTCACGAACGACGTGCTGCAGTACTGGCTCGGCGCCTACCTCGCCGTCGACTCGGCCGGACTTGACGACCAGGGCGACGTGTTCGACGCGCTCGGCGTGGACGTTCCGCTCGACGGTCTCGGCTGGGGATTCAACGGCGCCGACAGCGCCCAGAACCAGTTCCACACGAACTCGTTCATCACGACGAGCGGCATCCTGGACCCGGCCGACTACCCGCAGTTCGACAGTTGGGTCGCGGCCCGCTGGGATCGCGCGGGTGGACCGTACGAGCCGCGCACCGGCGACTACTACGTCTACTCGCAACTCGGCGATGTGTCGTACAAGCAGGTCATGCGCACCATCGACGTTCCGGCCGGCGGCGCCACGCTGTCGTTCTGGACGTCCTACGACACCGAGGCCCACTGGGACTTCCTCGCGGTCGAAGCGCACACGCCGGGCCAGGACGACTGGACGACCCTGCCCGACCTGAACGGCCACACCTCCCAGGACACCGGCGACAGCTGCCTGTCCGGGTGGAACGTGCTGCACCCGCAGGTCGACCACTACCAGACGCCCGGCTCCTGCGAGCCGACCGGGTCGACCGGCGCGTGGAACGCCGCGTCCGGCAACTCCGGCGGCTGGCAGCAGTGGGAGGTCGACCTCGGCGCCTATGCGGGCGGCCAGGTCGAGATCTCGCTGTCGTACATCAGCGACTGGGCGACCCAGGGTCTCGGCGTCTTCTTCGACGACATCGAGGTCTCGACCGGTGAGGGCACGACCTCGTTCGAGGCCGGGCTCGACGGCTGGGAGCTGACCGGTCCGCCCGAGGGCAGCGCGCCCAACCCGAACACCTTCATCCGCGCGGATGCGGGCGGGTTCCCGGAGGCTGCGGTCGTGGCCACCCCCGGCTCGCTGTTCGCCGGATTCGGGTTCGAGGGCATCACCGATGCCGCGGTTCGCGCCGAGTGGATGGGGCGTGCCCTGGACCACC comes from the Agromyces marinus genome and includes:
- a CDS encoding M14 family metallopeptidase, yielding MTGNRSTRTRIALGTAAAAVVAAMLSPIGANAAEDDVGALDMYTAEVSADQAADLANSGLDIAATRASGKGVALDLILTESEAEGLAERGVAVKVKKNKDGKSAKQMAQEQSAHGFDVWRSFDEPGGIRDELYRLAKQNPQLVKLVVLGHTYEGREIIALKLTQGARGQQDGSRPAVLYSSTQHAREWISTETNRRLLNWYIDAWRANDKEVKNLLKSTELWFLVVANPDGYQYTFDEERLWRKNLRDNDGDGVITGADGVDPNRNYPEHFAYDEEGSSSQISSATYRGPSGGSEPETQAMMALLERANPEFQVNWHSFGEYLLYPEGWQVGTPSADDPIYYALSGNLDTPAIDGYEPGLSSDVLYVTNGETTDYAHVEHGTLAWTPELSDGDSGGGFVFPDDEALVQAEFERVLPFSTDVAKSAVDPDDPVSHLGIETEPFYLQSDDDYKTGLPQANFTFEHSYGDPQEVRVLAKRSLGDVTVKYSINSGPAQSAPTAEWDGGDRYGGSTDVYYRVMSGTVTGTDPGDSVEVWFEGGGETSDSFTYEAVSESGADVLVLAAEDYTGASPVQAAGPHHLSYYTDALDADGTSYDVYDVDARGRIAADALGVLSHFDAVVWYTGDDIVTREPGWGGGNASRLAMDEILNVRDFMNEGGRVLYTGDWAGSQYTPNVGTQYFDPTSANEQCRIAGGPPPAKCKPLGGAGDLTNDVLQYWLGAYLAVDSAGLDDQGDVFDALGVDVPLDGLGWGFNGADSAQNQFHTNSFITTSGILDPADYPQFDSWVAARWDRAGGPYEPRTGDYYVYSQLGDVSYKQVMRTIDVPAGGATLSFWTSYDTEAHWDFLAVEAHTPGQDDWTTLPDLNGHTSQDTGDSCLSGWNVLHPQVDHYQTPGSCEPTGSTGAWNAASGNSGGWQQWEVDLGAYAGGQVEISLSYISDWATQGLGVFFDDIEVSTGEGTTSFEAGLDGWELTGPPEGSAPNPNTFIRADAGGFPEAAVVATPGSLFAGFGFEGITDAAVRAEWMGRALDHLLD